A region from the Arachis ipaensis cultivar K30076 chromosome B01, Araip1.1, whole genome shotgun sequence genome encodes:
- the LOC107638074 gene encoding uncharacterized protein At4g15545 — protein sequence MAAESGSSKFDLPEEVVQVLPSDPFEQLDVARKITSIALATRVNALESETSDLRAKIADKDNLIAHLRSQLASLDASLSQIADKLVQADQDKESLLKENASLSSTVRKLTREVSKLEGFRRTLMQSLQEDDDNSGGAPEMVARIESQSSLTSTSHFGDDDASRPPSTSSSQTHTSDVGNSFVRDHESDATRPRVSQSLLLASQTSTPRITPPGSPPILSASVSPRTSQPVSPRRHSISVLNSRGMYDDRSSVYSSMSSVHNSVSSSDVGAGSQFGRTRVDGKDFFRQARNRLSYEQFGAFLANVKELNSHKQTREETLQKADEIFGPENKDLYAIFEGLITRNVH from the exons ATGGCGGCAGAATCGGGAAGCTCGAAGTTCGATCTTCCCGAGGAGGTGGTACAAGTGCTACCGTCAGATCCCTTCGAGCAGCTTGATGTGGCACGCAAGATCACATCCATTGCGCTCGCGACGCGTGTCAACGCACTCGAATCTGAGACGTCTGATCTACGCGCCAAGATCGCCGACAAGGACAATCTCATCGCCCACCTCCGCTCTCAGCTCGCCTCCCTCGACGCCTCCCTCTCCCAAATCGCCGATAAGCTCGTCCAAGCCGACCAAGATAAG GAGAGCTTGCTGAAGGAGAATGCTTCCCTTTCCAGTACCGTCAGAAAGCTCACTCGGGAGGTCTCCAAG TTGGAGGGTTTCAGAAGGACGCTTATGCAATCACTTCAAGAAGATGATGATAATTCT GGTGGAGCTCCAGAAATGGTTGCTAGAATAGAGAGTCAATCGAGCTTGACTTCCACTTCCCATTTTGGAG ACGATGATGCTTCACGGCCACCGTCGACATCTTCATCGCAAACACATACTTCTGATGTTGGAAATTCTTTTGTCCGGGATCATGAATCTGATG CCACAAGACCTCGAGTATCACAAAGTCTCCTCTTAGCATCCCAAACTAGCACCCCTAGAATTACTCCACCCGGTTCCCCTCCAATTCTTTCGGCATCAGTGTCCCCAAGAACATCCCAACCTGTGTCTCCAAGGAGACATTCAATTTCAGTCTTGAACTCAAGAGGCATGTATGATGACAGGTCTTCAGTGTATTCCTCAATGTCCTCGGTTCATAATTCAGTATCTAGCTCTGATGTAGGAGCTGGATCACAATTTG GACGAACCCGGGTGGATGGAAAGGACTTTTTCCGCCAAGCAAG GAACCGTTTGTCCTATGAGCAGTTTGGAGCATTTCTGGCGAACGTTAAGGAGCTGAATTCCCATAAACAAACAAGAGAG GAGACGCTACAAAAAGCTGATGAAATTTTCGGGCCTGAAAATAAGGACCTTTATGCTATATTCGAGGGATTGATTACTCGCAATGTCCATTGA
- the LOC107619969 gene encoding receptor-like cytosolic serine/threonine-protein kinase RBK2 — translation MMWSAPRSALSAMALEPPPSPQPSSATSNDGLQSKQREQNEAKQRSIIRSLRRLTALSTGSLPDVEPPRSEDVSVSSMKSCPSPGSESSSSNTGSPSNSGEQSDLKGNNNNKMNGIVSILKKGSQMPLYTLTSIKEAPYFKKRTSAERIPEEFSAILKQGSSLNPEAYRFKASWKLFTLADLQAATNNFSQENLIGQGGYGEVYKGQLADGTFVAIKRLTRGDQEEMTADFLSELGIIVHVDHPNIAKLIGYGVEGGMHLVLQLSPHGSLASILYGPREKLNWNMRYKIALGTAEGLHYLHAQCQRRIIHRDIKAANILLSEDFEPQIADFGLSKWLPDKWTHHTVSKVEGTFGYLPPEYFMHGIVDEKTDVFAYGVLLLELITGRPALDKAQKSLVMWAKPLISKSKMDELIDPCLAGAYDEEQMKYIILTASLCIAESTVRPRMHQVLQIAKGEEGSMELVRELLEPLCDDEFLEEEFPSPESSNDISKHLQTIGQD, via the exons ATGATGTGGTCTGCTCCTCGTTCTGCTTTATCCGCCATGGCCCTTGAGCCACCGCCCTCTCCCCAACCTTCCTCTGCCACCAG CAATGATGGATTGCAAAGCAAACAAAGAGAGCAGAATGAAGCAAAGCAGAGATCAATAATAAGGTCTCTAAGGAGGCTAACTGCGCTATCAACAGGTTCACTTCCAG ATGTGGAACCTCCAAGAAGTGAGGATGTCTCTGTATCTAGTATGAAGAGTTGTCCGAGTCCAGGATCCGAAAGCTCCTCTTCCAACACCGGTAGCCCTTCTAATTCCGGGGAGCAGTCGGATTTAAAaggcaacaataacaataaaatgaATGGCATTGTTAGTATTCTGAAGAAAGGATCCCAGATGCCCCTCTATACCTTAACCTCAATCAAGGAGGCTCCGTATTTCAAAAAGAGAACCTCCGCCGAACGAATCCCAGAggaattttctgcaattcttaaACAAGGATCATCTCTTAATCCTGAGGCTTATCGCTTTAAAGCGTCCTGGAAATTATTCACTCTCGCAGATCTCCAGGCCGCGACCAATAATTTCAGCCAGG AGAATTTGATCGGGCAGGGAGGTTATGGTGAGGTTTACAAAGGCCAATTGGCAGATGGAACCTTTGTAGCAATTAAAAGGCTAACAAGAGGGGACCAAGAAGAAATGACTGCAGATTTTTTGTCCGAGCTTGGGATTATAGTGCATGTGGACCACCCCAATATTGCTAAATTGATTGGATATGGAGTTGAAGGTGGAATGCATCTTGTTCTTCAGTTGTCTCCACATGGCAGCCTAGCTTCCATACTATATG GACCTAGAGAGAAACTGAATTGGAACATGAGGTATAAGATTGCATTGGGGACTGCTGAAGGCCTCCACTATCTGCATGCACAATGTCAAAGAAGGATTATTCACAGAGATATCAAGGCTGCTAATATATTGCTTTCAGAGGATTTTGAGCCACAG ATAGCTGATTTTGGACTATCTAAATGGTTACCTGACAAATGGACTCACCATACTGTCTCCAAAGTAGAAGGCACATTCGG TTACCTTCCTCCTGAATACTTCATGCATGGTATTGTTGATGAAAAAACTGATGTATTTGCTTATGGAGTGCTATTATTGGAGCTCATTACCGGCCGTCCGGCTTTGGACAAAGCTCAGAAAAGTCTTGTGATGTGG GCAAAACCACTGATATCCAAGAGCAAAATGGACGAGCTTATTGATCCATGTCTTGCTGGTGCCTATGACGAAGAGCAGATGAAATATATAATCTTAACAGCTTCTTTGTGTATAGCGGAGTCGACCGTTCGACCGCGAATGCATCAG GTATTGCAGATAGCAAAAGGTGAAGAAGGCAGCATGGAGTTAGTTAGGGAACTCCTGGAACCTTTATGTGATGATGAGTTCCTTGAAGAAGAGTTTCCTTCACCTGAGAGTTCCAATGACATATCTAAACATTTGCAGACTATTGGACAAGATTAA
- the LOC107638084 gene encoding probable prolyl 4-hydroxylase 4: MSNHRVLLLFLVTWISHCDEVLSSYAGSASSIINPSKVKQISWNPRAFVYEGFLTDLECDHLISLAKSELKRSAVADNLSGESQLSEVRTSSGMFIPKDKDPIISGIEDKISSWTFLPKENGEDIQVLRYEHGQKYDPHYDYFSDKVNIARGGHRVATVLMYLTDVTSGGETVFPNAEETPHRRGSEKGTDLSECAKKGIAVKPRRGDALLFFSLHPNAIPDTNSLHAGCPVLEGEKWSATKWIHVDSFDKTVGPGGDCTDNHQSCMTWASLGECTNNPEYMIGSSDLPGYCRKSCKAC; the protein is encoded by the exons ATGAGTAATCATAGGGTTCTGCTCTTGTTCTTGGTGACGTGGATCTCCCACTGCGATGAAGTGTTGAGCTCGTACGCTGGTTCGGCGAGCTCCATCATCAACCCTTCCAAGGTCAAACAGATTTCATGGAATCCAAG AGCTTTCGTTTACGAAGGTTTCCTCACCGACCTGGAATGCGATCATCTGATCTCTTTG GCGAAATCAGAGCTTAAGAGATCTGCTGTAGCGGATAATCTTTCTGGAGAGAGTCAGTTGAGTGAAGTTCGAACAAGCTCTGGAATGTTCATTCCCAAGGACAag GATCCTATTATTTCTGGCATTGAGGATAAGATTTCGTCGTGGACCTTTCTTCCGAAAG AAAATGGAGAAGACATTCAAGTATTGAGGTATGAGCATGGGCAGAAATATGATCCGCATTATGACTACTTCTCTGACAAAGTTAATATAGCTCGAGGTGGACACCGTGTTGCAACTGTTCTCATGTATCTCACTGATGTGACCAGTGGTGGTGAAACAGTGTTCCCTAATGCAGAG GAAACTCCAcatagaagaggttctgaaaaAGGAACCGATCTCTCTGAGTGTGCCAAAAAAGGAATTGCAG TGAAACCACGTAGAGGGGATGCACTTCTCTTCTTCAGTCTTCACCCAAATGCTATCCCCGACACTAATAGCCTCCATGCGGGATGCCCTGTACTTGAAGGTGAGAAATGGTCAGCAACAAAATGGATTCATGTTGATTCATTTGATAAAACAGTAGGACCTGGGGGAGACTGCACTGATAATCATCAGAGCTGCATGACATGGGCTTCCCTTGGAGAGTGCACAAACAATCCTGAGTATATGATTGGGTCTTCAGACCTTCCTGGGTACTGTAGGAAGAGTTGTAAGGCATGTTAG
- the LOC107638095 gene encoding histidine-containing phosphotransfer protein 1 — translation MEVGQMQRQWIDYTRSLFIEGFLDAQFLQLEQLQDDNNPDFVVEVVSLFFQDSHKLLNDLTIALDQKSVDFKMVDAHVHQLKGSSSSIGAQRVKNCCIAFRNFCEEQNIDGCLKCLHQVKQECCLVKNKLETLFRLEQQIMAAGGSIPMMELSF, via the exons ATGGAGGTGGGTCAGATGCAGAGACAGTGGATAGACTACACCAGATCATTATTCATTGAG GGGTTCTTGGATGCGCAATTCCTTCAACTTGAGCAGCTACAAGATGACAACAATCCTGACTTTGTTGTTGAAGTTGTTTCTCTCTTCTTTCAAGATTCTCACAAGCTTCTCAATGATCTCACCATTGCTCT AGATCAGAAAAGTGTTGACTTCAAAATGGTTGATGCTCATGTTCATCAGTTAAAAGGGAGTAGCTCAAG CATTGGCGCTCAAAGGGTTAAAAATTGTTGCATTGCTTTTCGCAACTTCTGTGAGGAACAGAATATAGATGG GTGCCTGAAATGTCTGCACCAAGTTAAGCAAGAATGCTGCCTTGTCAAAAATAAGCTTGAAACACTCTTCAGG CTTGAGCAACAGATTATGGCAGCCGGAGGATCGATCCCTATGATGGAACTTAGTTTCTGA
- the LOC107638106 gene encoding uncharacterized protein LOC107638106 isoform X2, with amino-acid sequence MMGRDEIAVGVGGEGGILENGTVLGNVGGYLPIIQQAITTAGGCRYRQAIPVGLGGRLDVNSNYGIRKAFLPQGRRKYSPLRQASSQEVLIDKISKGPITLLMSGTHTNMAIFLMSNPHLKKNIEHIYIMGGGVRSSNPTGCCPKNATSSSCVPRQCGDHGNMFTDYNTNPFAEFNIFGDPFAAYQVIHSGIPITLVPLDATNTIPINEQFFDAFEKSQDTYEAQYCFKSLKITRDTWFDDQFYSSYFMWDSFMAGIAISIMSKPNNQNGENEFAEMEYMNITVITSNKPYGLSDGSNPFFDNLKVPKFNLEKGGVHSGHVQQGLRDPLCFVKNGKGKCQDGYTAEVNGPDSVRVLVATKAKPNRDFGSSLDREYYKSFLNVLKQPQNSGRFNFTTQFPYYKEETYKPSFHNKRLGKPIVFDMDMSAGDFLALFYLLKVPVEVINLKAIIVSPTGWANAATIDIIYDILHMMGRDDIPVGLGDVFAMNQTDPIFSAVGQCNYVKAIPHGSGGFLDSDTLYGLARYLPRSPRRYTAENSVKFGAPRDTDHPELRQPLAMEVWDSILQTEPNSKITVLTNGPLTNLAKVVSFKNVSSRIEEVYVVGGHINSNVNEKGNIFSVPSNQYAEFNMFLDPLAAKTVFESQLSITLIPLTVQRNVSSFPDIISRLLRTKGTKTPEAMFSKRLLSRLYRLKQVHERYQHMDTFLGEILGAVVMADNHLSLNPKIEVKPIKVLADGVESSDGKLVVDKEHGKLVRILRQVDVKGYHDLYAEKLSDHNQSAKVASFEEQRRKWSNPQGQS; translated from the exons ATGATGGGAAGGGATGAGATTGCGGTGGGAGTGGGCGGAGAAGGGGGAATACTTGAAAACGGTACCGTTTTGGGAAACGTGGGTGGATATCTGCCAATCATACAACAGGCGATCACAACAGCAGGAGGCTGCAGATACAGGCAGGCCATTCCTGTTGGTCTTGGTGGCCGCTTAGATGTCAATTCAAATTATGGCATCCGTAAAGCTTTCCTTCCTCAG GGAAGAAGGAAATATAGTCCTCTGAGACAGGCAAGCTCTCAGGAAGTGCTGATTGACAAAATATCAAAGGGTCCAATAACACTGCTTATGAGTGGAACACACACAAACATGGCCATTTTCCTTATGAGTAATCCACACCTTAAGAAGAACATAGAGCATATTTATATAATGGGTGGAGGTGTAAGGTCAAGCAACCCAACTGGTTGCTGCCCCAAAAATGCAACCTCTTCTTCCTGTGTGCCTAGGCAGTGTGGTGACCATGGCAACATGTTCACTGATTATAACACCAACCCTTTTGCAGAGTTCAATATTTTTGGAGACCCCTTTGCTGCATATCAG GTGATTCATTCTGGAATTCCTATCACCCTTGTACCACTTGATGCAACAAACACAATTCCCATCAATGAACAATTCTTTGATGCATTTGAAAAGAGTCAAGACACATATGAGGCACAATATTGTTTCAAGTCCTTGAAAATAACTCGTGATACTTGGTTTGATGACCAATTCTATTCG AGTTATTTTATGTGGGATTCTTTCATGGCTGGTATAGCAATCTCAATCATGAGTAAACCCAATAACCAGAATGGAGAAAATGAATTTGCTGAAATGGAGTATATGAACATAACTGTCATTACTTCGAATAAACCCTACGGTTTATCTGATGGATCCAATCCATTCTTTGATAATCTTAAAGTTCCTAAGTTCAATCTAGAGAAAGGTGGGGTGCATAGTGGTCATGTTCAACAAGGACTAAGAGATCCTCTTTGCTTTGTCAAGAATGGCAAAGGAAAATGTCAG GATGGTTACACAGCAGAGGTAAATGGCCCTGACTCAGTGAGAGTACTTGTTGCCACAAAAGCAAAGCCTAACCGGGATTTTGGGAGTTCACTTGACAGAGAATATTACAAAAGCTTCTTGAAT GTTCTAAAACAACCACAGAATTCTGGGAGGTTCAACTTCACTACACAGTTTCCTTACTACAAAGAAGAAACTTACAAGCCAAGTTTTCATAATAAAAGATTAGGGAAACCTATTGTGTTTGACATGGACATGAGTGCAGGAGATTTTCTTGCTCTATTTTACCTCCTGAAAGTGCCTGTTGAAGTCATCAATCTTAAG GCAATCATTGTGAGCCCAACAGGATGGGCAAATGCAGCAACAATAGATATCATATATGACATCCTACACATGATGGGGCGCGACGACATCCCAGTTGGTCTTGGAGATGTTTTTGCAATGAATCAGACAGATCCAATCTTCTCAGCTGTTGGACAATGCAATTATGTTAAGGCTATTCCCCATGGAAGTGGCGGCTTTCTAGACTCTGACACGCTCTATGGCCTTGCTCGCTATCTACCTCGCAGCCCAAGAAG GTATACAGCAGAAAACTCTGTAAAGTTTGGGGCTCCTCGCGATACTGATCACCCTGAACTTAGACAACCATTAGCCATGGAAGTTTGGGATTCTATATTGCAAACTGAACCAAATTCTAAGATCACAGTATTAACTAATGGACCCTTGACTAATTTGGCAAAGGTGGTATCATTCAAGAATGTTAGCTCTAGAATTGAG GAGGTTTATGTAGTTGGGGGACATATCAACAGCAATGTCAATGAAAAAGGAAATATATTTTCTGTTCCCTCAAACCAATATGCAGAATTCAATATGTTCTTGGACCCTTTAGCTGCCAAGACAGTATTTGAATCACAACTTAGCATCACACTCATTCCACTTACTGTCCAGCGCAATGTAAGTTCTTTCCCCGATATCATAAGCCGGTTGCTTCGGACAAAAGGAACAAAAACCCCGGAGGCTATGTTTTCTAAGCGCTTGCTGTCAAGGCTATACCGTTTGAagcaagttcatgaaagatatcagCATATG GACACATTCTTGGGGGAAATTCTAGGTGCAGTTGTCATGGCTGATAACCATTTAAGTCTTAATCCGAAAATTGAGGTGAAGCCAATTAAAGTTTTGGCTGATGGTGTTGAATCCAGTGATGGAAAACTTGTGGTGGATAAGGAACATGGGAAATTAGTGAGAATTTTAAGGCAGGTGGATGTGAAAGGTTATCATGATTTGTATGCAGAGAAACTTAGTGATCATAATCAGTCTGCTAAGGTAGCAAGCTTTGAAGAACAGAGGAGAAAATGGAGTAATCCTCAAGGTCAAAGCTAA
- the LOC107638106 gene encoding uncharacterized protein LOC107638106 isoform X1, whose product MLERDQRLMLLLSLLRRWRWCLVCVILIIGGGGGGMAGKPQRILLDTDVDTDDLFALLYLLKLNTSLFQLEGVTISANAWTDSGHAVNQIYDLLYMMGRDEIAVGVGGEGGILENGTVLGNVGGYLPIIQQAITTAGGCRYRQAIPVGLGGRLDVNSNYGIRKAFLPQGRRKYSPLRQASSQEVLIDKISKGPITLLMSGTHTNMAIFLMSNPHLKKNIEHIYIMGGGVRSSNPTGCCPKNATSSSCVPRQCGDHGNMFTDYNTNPFAEFNIFGDPFAAYQVIHSGIPITLVPLDATNTIPINEQFFDAFEKSQDTYEAQYCFKSLKITRDTWFDDQFYSSYFMWDSFMAGIAISIMSKPNNQNGENEFAEMEYMNITVITSNKPYGLSDGSNPFFDNLKVPKFNLEKGGVHSGHVQQGLRDPLCFVKNGKGKCQDGYTAEVNGPDSVRVLVATKAKPNRDFGSSLDREYYKSFLNVLKQPQNSGRFNFTTQFPYYKEETYKPSFHNKRLGKPIVFDMDMSAGDFLALFYLLKVPVEVINLKAIIVSPTGWANAATIDIIYDILHMMGRDDIPVGLGDVFAMNQTDPIFSAVGQCNYVKAIPHGSGGFLDSDTLYGLARYLPRSPRRYTAENSVKFGAPRDTDHPELRQPLAMEVWDSILQTEPNSKITVLTNGPLTNLAKVVSFKNVSSRIEEVYVVGGHINSNVNEKGNIFSVPSNQYAEFNMFLDPLAAKTVFESQLSITLIPLTVQRNVSSFPDIISRLLRTKGTKTPEAMFSKRLLSRLYRLKQVHERYQHMDTFLGEILGAVVMADNHLSLNPKIEVKPIKVLADGVESSDGKLVVDKEHGKLVRILRQVDVKGYHDLYAEKLSDHNQSAKVASFEEQRRKWSNPQGQS is encoded by the exons ATGCTAGAAAGAGATCAGAGGCTAATGTTGCTCTTGTCGTTGTTGCGGAGGTGGAGGTGGTGTTTGGTATGTGTGATATTGATAATAGGAGGAGGCGGCGGCGGTATGGCGGGGAAGCCTCAGCGGATTCTGTTGGATACAGACGTTGACACTGACGATTTATTTGCTCTTCTCTACCTATTAAAGCTCAACACTTCACTCTTTCAATTAGAG GGTGTGACAATAAGTGCGAATGCATGGACGGACAGCGGGCACGCGGTGAATCAGATATACGACTTACTGTATATGATGGGAAGGGATGAGATTGCGGTGGGAGTGGGCGGAGAAGGGGGAATACTTGAAAACGGTACCGTTTTGGGAAACGTGGGTGGATATCTGCCAATCATACAACAGGCGATCACAACAGCAGGAGGCTGCAGATACAGGCAGGCCATTCCTGTTGGTCTTGGTGGCCGCTTAGATGTCAATTCAAATTATGGCATCCGTAAAGCTTTCCTTCCTCAG GGAAGAAGGAAATATAGTCCTCTGAGACAGGCAAGCTCTCAGGAAGTGCTGATTGACAAAATATCAAAGGGTCCAATAACACTGCTTATGAGTGGAACACACACAAACATGGCCATTTTCCTTATGAGTAATCCACACCTTAAGAAGAACATAGAGCATATTTATATAATGGGTGGAGGTGTAAGGTCAAGCAACCCAACTGGTTGCTGCCCCAAAAATGCAACCTCTTCTTCCTGTGTGCCTAGGCAGTGTGGTGACCATGGCAACATGTTCACTGATTATAACACCAACCCTTTTGCAGAGTTCAATATTTTTGGAGACCCCTTTGCTGCATATCAG GTGATTCATTCTGGAATTCCTATCACCCTTGTACCACTTGATGCAACAAACACAATTCCCATCAATGAACAATTCTTTGATGCATTTGAAAAGAGTCAAGACACATATGAGGCACAATATTGTTTCAAGTCCTTGAAAATAACTCGTGATACTTGGTTTGATGACCAATTCTATTCG AGTTATTTTATGTGGGATTCTTTCATGGCTGGTATAGCAATCTCAATCATGAGTAAACCCAATAACCAGAATGGAGAAAATGAATTTGCTGAAATGGAGTATATGAACATAACTGTCATTACTTCGAATAAACCCTACGGTTTATCTGATGGATCCAATCCATTCTTTGATAATCTTAAAGTTCCTAAGTTCAATCTAGAGAAAGGTGGGGTGCATAGTGGTCATGTTCAACAAGGACTAAGAGATCCTCTTTGCTTTGTCAAGAATGGCAAAGGAAAATGTCAG GATGGTTACACAGCAGAGGTAAATGGCCCTGACTCAGTGAGAGTACTTGTTGCCACAAAAGCAAAGCCTAACCGGGATTTTGGGAGTTCACTTGACAGAGAATATTACAAAAGCTTCTTGAAT GTTCTAAAACAACCACAGAATTCTGGGAGGTTCAACTTCACTACACAGTTTCCTTACTACAAAGAAGAAACTTACAAGCCAAGTTTTCATAATAAAAGATTAGGGAAACCTATTGTGTTTGACATGGACATGAGTGCAGGAGATTTTCTTGCTCTATTTTACCTCCTGAAAGTGCCTGTTGAAGTCATCAATCTTAAG GCAATCATTGTGAGCCCAACAGGATGGGCAAATGCAGCAACAATAGATATCATATATGACATCCTACACATGATGGGGCGCGACGACATCCCAGTTGGTCTTGGAGATGTTTTTGCAATGAATCAGACAGATCCAATCTTCTCAGCTGTTGGACAATGCAATTATGTTAAGGCTATTCCCCATGGAAGTGGCGGCTTTCTAGACTCTGACACGCTCTATGGCCTTGCTCGCTATCTACCTCGCAGCCCAAGAAG GTATACAGCAGAAAACTCTGTAAAGTTTGGGGCTCCTCGCGATACTGATCACCCTGAACTTAGACAACCATTAGCCATGGAAGTTTGGGATTCTATATTGCAAACTGAACCAAATTCTAAGATCACAGTATTAACTAATGGACCCTTGACTAATTTGGCAAAGGTGGTATCATTCAAGAATGTTAGCTCTAGAATTGAG GAGGTTTATGTAGTTGGGGGACATATCAACAGCAATGTCAATGAAAAAGGAAATATATTTTCTGTTCCCTCAAACCAATATGCAGAATTCAATATGTTCTTGGACCCTTTAGCTGCCAAGACAGTATTTGAATCACAACTTAGCATCACACTCATTCCACTTACTGTCCAGCGCAATGTAAGTTCTTTCCCCGATATCATAAGCCGGTTGCTTCGGACAAAAGGAACAAAAACCCCGGAGGCTATGTTTTCTAAGCGCTTGCTGTCAAGGCTATACCGTTTGAagcaagttcatgaaagatatcagCATATG GACACATTCTTGGGGGAAATTCTAGGTGCAGTTGTCATGGCTGATAACCATTTAAGTCTTAATCCGAAAATTGAGGTGAAGCCAATTAAAGTTTTGGCTGATGGTGTTGAATCCAGTGATGGAAAACTTGTGGTGGATAAGGAACATGGGAAATTAGTGAGAATTTTAAGGCAGGTGGATGTGAAAGGTTATCATGATTTGTATGCAGAGAAACTTAGTGATCATAATCAGTCTGCTAAGGTAGCAAGCTTTGAAGAACAGAGGAGAAAATGGAGTAATCCTCAAGGTCAAAGCTAA